In the Endozoicomonas sp. SCSIO W0465 genome, CAGCGTTAAAGCCAGTAAAGATGGCATTCTCAAGCAGGTCGTTCCTGATTTTGTCGAACTTCAGGATCGGTATGAGCTGCTCTGGAACATTCCGAACAATGATGGATACCTTCAGCTGGTTGCCATCATGCAGAAATTTGTCGACCAGACGATTTCTGCCAACACCAACTATGACCCGGGTCTCTTTGAAGGCGGCAAAGTACCGATGAAACTGCTGCTGAAGGATTTGCTGACCGCTTACAAACTGGGCGTAAAAACCCTGTACTACCACAATACCCGTGATGGTGCCGCTGATGCTCAAAATGATATGGATGATGGCTGTGCAGGGGGTGCCTGCAAAATCTGATGAACATCCCGGTACTTGACTTATAGAGGTACTGGCAATGTTAATCAAAGCGAACAGCCGTTTTTTATAACCGGACCGCCTGTAGCAAAAATGCTTATAGATAAAAAACACTGTTCGCTTCACGCTTGCATGTGCTGAAAAGCCGGCCAGAAAACCAGGCGCGGAAACCACTGAATTGGGGCAAATCAAACAATGACATACACCACATTTAACCAGGAACACTTCAATGCCACTAAGGAGCCCATGTTCTTTGGTCGTAATGTCAATGTATCCCGTTATGACGTGCAGAAATACCCTATCTTTGAGAAGCTGATCGAGAAACAGCTGTCCTTTTTCTGGCGCCCCGAGGAGGTGGACCTCTCCACTGACCGTCGCGACTTTGCTGCGCTACCTGATCATGAAAGGCACATCTTTCTCAGCAACCTGAAATACCAGACCCTTCTGGACTCAGTTCAGGGTCGTTCACCCAACGTTGCCCTGTTACCCATTGTTTCCCTGCCGGAACTGGAAACCTGGATCGAAACTTGGGCCTTCAGTGAAACCATTCACTCCCGCTCCTATACCCATATTATCCGTAATATCGTTACCGAGCCGGCCCGTATCTTCGACGATATTGTGACGAATGAGGCGATTACCAGGCGCGCCACGGACATCACCCGCTACTATGATGCCTTGATCGAAGGCGTCAGCCTTTACCATCAGCTGGGCGAAGGTAAACACACCGTTAACGGGGCAGAGATCAACATCAGCATTGCGGACCTGAAGCGCAAGCTCTACCTGACGGTGGTTTCGGTGAATGTACTGGAGGCGATCCGTTTTTACGTCAGCTTTGCTTGCAGCTTTGCCTTTGCCGAGCGCTCCACCATGGAGGGCAACGCCAAAATTATCAAATTGATCGCCCGGGATGAAGCTCTCCACCTGACCGGCACCCAGCATATCCTGCAATTAATGGCTGACGGCAAAGATGACCCGGAAATGGCAGTAATTGCCCGCGAGCTGAAAGAGCAGGCCAGACAGATCTTTATTGACGCGGCAGAACAGGAAAAAGACTGGGCAGACTACCTGTTCCGTGATGGCTCCATGATCGGCCTGAACCGGGACATTCTGGGCCAGTACGTTGAATACATCACTAACCAGCGGATGGTTGCCGTTGGCTTTGAACCAGCGTTTGCGATCAAACAGAACCCTCTGCCCTGGATGAACAGCTGGCTGAACAGCGACAACGTGCAGGTTGCACCTCAAGAGGTGGAAGTCAGCTCCTATCTGGTTGGGCAAATTGACAGTGAAGTACAGTCTGAGGACTTCAGTAATTTTTCGTTATAAGATCTTCGCTAAACAATGTTGTAGGCAGCTTCAATTCAAAACGTCCCATAGCCAGCCTTGTTTCAGGTCTGGCTAATACAGGCGAAATACCATGGCTCATATTGTTAAAATTCTTGAAGGTTTCAGCTTTATCCCCCGTAAGGAGCTGACACTTCTCGAAGCGCTTGAGCAGGAAAACGTCGAGGTTGACTATCAATGCCGCGAGGGGTTTTGCGGCAGCTGTCAGGTAACCCTTATTGATGGAGAGGTCGCCTATACCACTGACCCTATTGCCTTCATTCCAGAGGGAAAAATACTGGCATGCTGCTGCCAGCTGAAAAGTGACCTAACCATTGAGATCCCGGGAGGGTGCAAAATGAAAAAAAATGAATTCAAGTCATAATGATCCTGTCGATAGCCTCAGTCACCTGATGGTCGGCTCCGAAGTGCCATATCATTCAGTTGCTTATCTGCTTGATCGCTACTCCTCGGGAATCAACCAAACACTGTTCACACCTTATCTACGTAATAATACGTAGACAGAGTTTAGCGGTAACGCTTATATAAATATCGTCGTGTTTGCGTCAGGATTACCATTGCAATAATTCGAATAATAAACTTCCATCAGCAGGTGGCTATGAAACTCTCCTTTAGCAAAAAAATAATGGCGACAGCACTGTGCGTGGCGGCTTTTGCCGGTTCAGCACAGGCAGCCGAAAAAGTTTATCGCCTGAAAATGGCCGAGACCTGGCAGAGCAACTTCCCGATTTTCGGTGATACTCCCCGCAATATGGCCGCTATGGCTGAGAAGATGTCCAATGGTCGACTGAAAATCACCATCGACAGTGCCAATAAGCACAAGGCCGCTTTCGGTGTCTTTGATATGGTGCGCAGTGGACAATACGACATGGGTCACTCTGCATCCTACTACTGGAAGGGCAAGGTACCCAACACACTGTACTTCACCACCATGCCGTTTGGTATGACCGCATCAGAGCAGTACGCCTGGTTCTATCAGGGTGGTGGTCAGGAGCTGATGGATAAGGTGTACGACAAGTTCAACCTGAAGAGCTTTCCTGGCGGCAATACCGGCAATCAAATGGGTGGCTGGTTCCAGAAAGAGATCAACTCTCTCGAAGACCTGAAAGGTCTGAAAATGCGCATCCCGGGTTTTGCCGGTGAGGTTATGGCGGAGCTGGGCGCAAAACCCACAAACATTCCATCCGGCGAGCTTTACACTGCCCTCGAACGTAAGACCATTGACGCCCTGGAATGGGTTGGCCCGTCACTGGACATGCGTATGGGCTTCCACCAGATCGCCCCTTATTACTACACCGGCTGGCATGAGCCTGGTACTGAATTACAGTTCCTGGTCAATAAGCGTACCTGGGATCGACTCCCGGCTGATCTGCAGGAAATCCTGAGAGTCGCCATGCGTACCGCTGCTTATGATATGTACATTCAGTCCTATCATGAGTCTGCCGTGAACCTGGATAAAATGAAGAGTGAATACCCTAATATCCAGATCCGGGATTTCCCGGCCGAGGTCATCCAGGCCATGCAGGCGGCGAACACCAAGCTGTTGGCACAAAAAGCCGGAGAAGACCCACTCGCCAAGGAAATCCTTGACTCACAGGCGGACTACCTGAAAAAAGTACGTCGCTGGACGAACATTTCAGACCAGGCCTACCTGAATAATTTCGACACAAAATAACCCCCCTGGGGAGCCTGGTTCTAGTGCAGCCAAGCGTTATTATACATACACAAGACCTCGTTCCCACGGTCCCCCGTGGGAATGCATACCGGGCCTCTGTGGAACTGTGGGTCTCCATTAAACTCTCATGATTCCGGGCATAAATAGATTGTTTTGCATCTGGCAGGCTCCGGTATGCATTCCCACGCAGAGCATGGGAACGAGGGGTCTGGCTGTATGTGTATTAGCGCTTTTCTGCACTAGGAGCCTGTCCGAGAATAGCGCCCGTAGCGAGGATGGCAGCAAATTGAGGATAAAAATTACGTTTTGTGAGGCGAATAGTGGGGCTATTTGCCGAACAAAACGGAATTTTTAGACCAATTTGCTGCCACCGCACGACTGCATGGATGCAGGAGCTAGGGCAACGCAGGAGCAGTTGCCGCGTAGGGCAGTCTATTCTCGGACAGGCTCCCAGGCTCCTTTACTTACCTGTTAATGGCGGAGAAGCGTTATGCTGGTGCGGCTTGAAAATCTGCTCAACCGGTTCTCGGACGTATTGGGAAAAATAGCCGCGCTGCTGTTTATCTTATTAGTGTTTAATGTTTTCTGGGATGTGGTTGCCCGATATCTTTTCAATAATGTCTCTATTGGCCTGCAGGAGCTGGAATGGCACCTGTTTGCTACAGTCTTTATGCTGGGTGTTCCTTATGCCCTGCGAACTAATGGTCATGTTCGTGTAGACCTGATTTACGAGCGGCTGTCCATCAGGCACAGGGCATGGATTGACCTGCTGGGTGCAATCATACTGCTAATGCCGTTTGCCTTGCTGGTTGGCTATTACGGTATTGGTTTTGCCCGGGAAGCCTATGAGCTGGGGGAAACGTCCGGAGACCCCGGAGGCCTGCCATACCGGTGGATTATTAAATCGGTCATACCCTTCACATTTTTTTCCATTGCCATCAGTGGTCTGGCAATGTTCCTGCACAGCATTAATGTTCTGACCGGAAGACGGTCTGATAGCTGTTACGTCCCACCACAACACTCACCACAACACTGATAACAGGTAACATAACAATGACTGGTATTGTGATGTTTTTCGTGGCGCTGTTGATGCTGCTTGTCGGTTTTCCGGTTGCCTTTACCTTTGGCGGGATCGCCCTGATTTTCGGTGTCTGGGCTGAAGGGATGGAGATGTTTGCCTTCATGCCATTTCGCATCCAGAGCATTATGCAGAATGTCGTTTTGATGGCTGTACCGCTGTTTGTGTTTATGGGCATTATTCTGCAAAAGACCAAGCTGGCAGAACAATTGCTCGAGTCCATGGGCAAGCTATTCGGTGGTATCAAAGGCGGTCTGGCAATCTCGACGGTGCTGGTAGGCGCGTTGCTGGCAGCATCCACCGGTGTCGTCGGTGCTTCGGTTGTTGCCATGGGGTTGATTTCACTCCCGGTTATGCTGAAGTACAACTACGATAAGTCACTGGCCTGCGGAACCATCTGCGCCTCCGGTACCCTTGGGCAAATTATACCACCGTCCATCATTCTCATTATTCTGGGTGATGTGATGGGAATACCGGTAGGTGATCTGTTTAAAGCGGCAGTTGGCCCCGGTTTTGTTCTGATCGGTGTTTATGTTCTGTATATCGTCGTCTATTCCTGGATTCGCCCAGAACTGGCACCAGCCCTGCCACTGGATGAGGATGTGAACAGTCGTCGTGAACAATACTTCAAGGCAGTGAAAGCAATTATTCCTCCACTGGCTTTGATACTTATTGTCCTGGGCTCTATTTTTGTCGGTATTGCCACACCCACTGAATCTGCCGCTCTCGGGTGTGTGGGTGCTCTGTTACTGTCGTTGGTCTATCGGCAGTTCAGTTGGAAAATGGTTTACGAGTCCTCCCTGGAAACGGTCAAGGTGACCGCAATGGTATTTGCTATTCTTCTGGGTGCCACAGCCTTCTCCATGGCCTTCACTTACACCGGCGGTGATTACATTGTTGAAGAAGTACTGACCAATATGCCCGGTGGGGCAACGGGATTCCTGTTGCTCTCCATGGTGGCCATTCTGGTTTTGGGCTTCTTTATCGACTTTGTTGAAATCAGCTTCATTATTGTGCCTATTCTGGCCCCGGTTGCTGATGCCCTTGGCATTGCACCGTTGTGGTTCGCCATTTTGATTGCCATGAATCTGCAGACATCCTTCCTGACCCCACCTTTCGGATTCAGTCGGGTGAAAGTCTCATATTGATCACACCCACAGGCCTTGAGCTACAGCAAACAGACGTAACACCAAATTTTTCAAACTGAATGGAGAGCAGCCAAACACAGCTATGATTCTAACAGCAAACAAAGAGTCAACTGTGAGAGGCCGCTCCGATGGAAGTATGTCAGCCACTAACCAAAGTCGCCAATGATTCCTGTCCTGCTATTGACCAACTGCAGCAAAAACTGACCCTACTTCGTCAGTCCAATAATCCAATCCAGCATTTTGAGGATCATGAAAACGAGATTCACTCCCTCTTTATTCAGGCGGAGCGAGAAATACTGGCAGAAGAACTGCAAAAATTAGACATCAATAAAGCTTCTATCGAAGTGAATGGGGTCGTGTATCACCAGGCATTACGCAGCTATCAAACCTACCAGTCAGCAGCAGGACCTGTCCGGGTATTGCGCAGCCTCTACCGCAATGCAGGGGATAAGTGCATTGTCCCTTTAGAGCTCAAGGCTGGCGTTGTAGAAGGCTACTGGTTACCAAAGGCTGCGAAGCAAGCAGCATGGATGGTTGCCCAGTTGCCGCCCGCGGACGTAAAAAGCTTACTCGATCTAATGGGGAATATGTCACCCTCAACCAGCTCTCTGGCACGTCTTCCCAAAAAACTCAACGAACAATGGGAGCAGCACCTTGACCCTTTCGAGACCCTTCTCGCGGAGAATCTCACAGTACCGCCTGACGCGGTGACGGTAGCTGCTTCCCTTGACGGTGTGATGCTACCAATGAAAGACGGCAAGCGTCAGGAGAAACGTGAAAAGAGTGTTGCTGAAGGCAAACGTACCCGAGGGCCAGCAGGTTGTCAGGAGGCCAGTTGTGGAACACTGTCGTTTTACGATGACCAGGGAGATCGCCTCTCTACGATCAGGATGGGACGAATGCCTGAAAGCAAGAAAGCGACATTGAAAAAATCCCTTTCAAACCTTCTGGATAAGGTGCTTCAGCAAAAGCCAAATCTGACTCTGGTCAAAGTGGCAGATGGAGCCCGGGACAATTGGACATACTTCACCAAAGAGCTACCGGAGGGAGAAGAAATTGTTGATTATTACCATGCGGCAGAACACCTGAAGAAGGCATTTGACCTGGCTTACGGTGAAAATAGCGCGAAGTCCAAAGAGAAATTCAGCACCTACCGACATATCCTGAAGGAGGAGCCGGGTGGGGTTGAAAAAATAATCGTAACTATTCAGCACTGAGCAAAGGCATATTACAGTAATTCCGAACAGCTCTATGAAGTGATTGATATATGTCCATTCCCTGTTTTCTGGCAGACGACAAATAGCTGCGAATCCGTGCAAACATAGAACCACCGTCTGCACTCCTGAAGCAGCCTGAGATTTTCTGCTTTAACTTGGCCATTCGAACATCCCGCTCACTGCCATTGTTATCGAAGGGAATGGTAAAATCTGACATGAAGCGCAGTGTCTCAGCCTTGAACTCAGTGAGTCGTTTGAAGAGATTGTAAGCTTTAGTATTCTTGACTTTCTTGCGCTTAAGCTCCTCTCGTTGCTTCTCCATATAGACGACTTCTTTCATTAGAGCCCGCTGAAGCAACCGGTCATAAATCTTCTCGATTCGTTCACAGACAACACTTGGCATCTGTAGCATACCTATGGTCTTAAAGCCCTTGCAGTAATGCCAGGAAAGCCTCAGTAGCTTCATCAATCGCAACGCCAGTTGATTGCTGTCCCTATCAACAACACCCAAAAGCTCCCTCAGGTGATGGGCATTGCAAAGTACGTGAGTTGCCGCATATGCAAAATAGGATTTCCAATGATCATGAACCAGAACGCCTGCAAATGTTAGCAGTATGCCCATCGTGTCCATGGCCTCACGACCTCGCTTTTCAGACAAGTAGTAGAGCGTCCATTGTTCATCCCGCATAACGTGTAGCCAGTGCAAAGAGCCCTCGGCCCGCATACCCGTTTCATCGGCTCCGGCAACAGACGATTCCCGCAAGGCGTCACGAATAACCTCTTCAGTAGAAGCCAGATTTTCATAGGTTCTGGCCACAAAATTGGCGACAGTGCCTGCACTTACACTCATTTTATAGAGAGTATTAAAATACTCTGACACGCGCTTAAAAGGCAGGAAATGGTATTGGTTAAGATAGACGGCCATAGCCTGTGTGGCTGAGCCATATTGTGCGGCAGCGGTAACACCTTCCGGGAATTCAGCCTGATTCCGACAACCACAAGTGCAGATTTTTACTTCAGCTCTATGGGCCGTTACTTCAAATTCACCCGGTCTCCCTGGTTCAAACACCTGTCGTTCAATATATTTGACCGGCTCACTATCAAGAAGAGACGCCTGACATTTATTGCATTCTTTAACCGGAAGGTACTCAATATAGTCAGGGATATCGACCTGTTTAACTCAAGTTACGCACCTTGCTGAAAATCAGCCATTATTGGTGGCATGAAAAATGATCTCATAGAACTTTATTCTGACTACCTGTTGTCGTCGTCTGGGAAGACCACTGCAACGGGAGTGTCAGAGCTTTTGGATAATGTCTACAGTCATGACCAATTCACCCGATTGCTTTCAAACAATGAGTTTACCAGTCGTGACTTATGGCTTTACGTTAAACCCGTCGTGCGACAGGTTGAGTGCAGTGATGGGGTTTTGATCTTTGACGATACGATTCAGGAAAAGCAGTTCAGCAAAGAGAATGCCCTGAACACCTGGCATTTTGATCATACAAAAAATCGCACCGTGAAAGGTATAAATCTGCTCAATGCACACTACCATGCCGGAGATGCGTCGATTCCTGTCGCCTATAAATTGATCGAGAAAACCATCCTGTACACCGACTTG is a window encoding:
- the nrdB gene encoding class Ia ribonucleoside-diphosphate reductase subunit beta, whose translation is MTYTTFNQEHFNATKEPMFFGRNVNVSRYDVQKYPIFEKLIEKQLSFFWRPEEVDLSTDRRDFAALPDHERHIFLSNLKYQTLLDSVQGRSPNVALLPIVSLPELETWIETWAFSETIHSRSYTHIIRNIVTEPARIFDDIVTNEAITRRATDITRYYDALIEGVSLYHQLGEGKHTVNGAEINISIADLKRKLYLTVVSVNVLEAIRFYVSFACSFAFAERSTMEGNAKIIKLIARDEALHLTGTQHILQLMADGKDDPEMAVIARELKEQARQIFIDAAEQEKDWADYLFRDGSMIGLNRDILGQYVEYITNQRMVAVGFEPAFAIKQNPLPWMNSWLNSDNVQVAPQEVEVSSYLVGQIDSEVQSEDFSNFSL
- the yfaE gene encoding class I ribonucleotide reductase maintenance protein YfaE, producing MAHIVKILEGFSFIPRKELTLLEALEQENVEVDYQCREGFCGSCQVTLIDGEVAYTTDPIAFIPEGKILACCCQLKSDLTIEIPGGCKMKKNEFKS
- a CDS encoding TRAP transporter substrate-binding protein is translated as MKLSFSKKIMATALCVAAFAGSAQAAEKVYRLKMAETWQSNFPIFGDTPRNMAAMAEKMSNGRLKITIDSANKHKAAFGVFDMVRSGQYDMGHSASYYWKGKVPNTLYFTTMPFGMTASEQYAWFYQGGGQELMDKVYDKFNLKSFPGGNTGNQMGGWFQKEINSLEDLKGLKMRIPGFAGEVMAELGAKPTNIPSGELYTALERKTIDALEWVGPSLDMRMGFHQIAPYYYTGWHEPGTELQFLVNKRTWDRLPADLQEILRVAMRTAAYDMYIQSYHESAVNLDKMKSEYPNIQIRDFPAEVIQAMQAANTKLLAQKAGEDPLAKEILDSQADYLKKVRRWTNISDQAYLNNFDTK
- a CDS encoding TRAP transporter small permease subunit: MLVRLENLLNRFSDVLGKIAALLFILLVFNVFWDVVARYLFNNVSIGLQELEWHLFATVFMLGVPYALRTNGHVRVDLIYERLSIRHRAWIDLLGAIILLMPFALLVGYYGIGFAREAYELGETSGDPGGLPYRWIIKSVIPFTFFSIAISGLAMFLHSINVLTGRRSDSCYVPPQHSPQH
- a CDS encoding TRAP transporter large permease subunit, producing the protein MTGIVMFFVALLMLLVGFPVAFTFGGIALIFGVWAEGMEMFAFMPFRIQSIMQNVVLMAVPLFVFMGIILQKTKLAEQLLESMGKLFGGIKGGLAISTVLVGALLAASTGVVGASVVAMGLISLPVMLKYNYDKSLACGTICASGTLGQIIPPSIILIILGDVMGIPVGDLFKAAVGPGFVLIGVYVLYIVVYSWIRPELAPALPLDEDVNSRREQYFKAVKAIIPPLALILIVLGSIFVGIATPTESAALGCVGALLLSLVYRQFSWKMVYESSLETVKVTAMVFAILLGATAFSMAFTYTGGDYIVEEVLTNMPGGATGFLLLSMVAILVLGFFIDFVEISFIIVPILAPVADALGIAPLWFAILIAMNLQTSFLTPPFGFSRVKVSY
- a CDS encoding IS66 family transposase, yielding MPDYIEYLPVKECNKCQASLLDSEPVKYIERQVFEPGRPGEFEVTAHRAEVKICTCGCRNQAEFPEGVTAAAQYGSATQAMAVYLNQYHFLPFKRVSEYFNTLYKMSVSAGTVANFVARTYENLASTEEVIRDALRESSVAGADETGMRAEGSLHWLHVMRDEQWTLYYLSEKRGREAMDTMGILLTFAGVLVHDHWKSYFAYAATHVLCNAHHLRELLGVVDRDSNQLALRLMKLLRLSWHYCKGFKTIGMLQMPSVVCERIEKIYDRLLQRALMKEVVYMEKQREELKRKKVKNTKAYNLFKRLTEFKAETLRFMSDFTIPFDNNGSERDVRMAKLKQKISGCFRSADGGSMFARIRSYLSSARKQGMDIYQSLHRAVRNYCNMPLLSAE